In the genome of Sorangium aterium, one region contains:
- a CDS encoding DUF1232 domain-containing protein translates to MTDLDDRCLDTFPEWLRSLASDATDLAGLLASPDSPEATRRSLAGGLNYLFKSLDLIPDGIEDLGFLDDAFVLRVAASFAAAESPELRDQAPALARLARDAELIAELLGGDYARLKGYVRSLEKGAARGRTVDDILGDEQVRTSFMHEITGWASSYTAPSFSRDAKNLIKLKSFLSAKLPA, encoded by the coding sequence ATGACCGATCTCGACGACCGCTGTCTCGACACGTTCCCCGAGTGGCTGCGCAGCCTCGCCTCGGACGCCACGGATCTTGCGGGCCTGCTCGCCTCGCCGGACAGCCCGGAGGCCACGCGCCGCTCGCTCGCGGGGGGCCTCAACTACCTCTTCAAGTCGCTCGACCTCATCCCGGACGGCATCGAGGATCTCGGCTTCCTCGACGACGCCTTCGTGCTGCGCGTCGCCGCGTCCTTCGCCGCGGCGGAGAGCCCGGAGCTGCGCGACCAGGCGCCGGCCCTCGCGCGGCTCGCCCGCGACGCGGAGCTCATCGCCGAGCTGCTCGGCGGCGACTACGCCCGGCTCAAGGGCTACGTGCGCTCGCTGGAGAAGGGCGCCGCGCGCGGCCGCACCGTCGACGACATCCTCGGCGACGAGCAGGTCCGCACCTCGTTCATGCACGAGATCACCGGCTGGGCATCGAGCTACACCGCCCCGAGCTTCAGCCGTGACGCGAAGAACCTGATCAAGCTGAAGTCCTTCCTCTCCGCCAAGCTCCCGGCCTGA
- a CDS encoding metallophosphoesterase, whose amino-acid sequence MSAAPRLTALLAVLLAAGCDADRPASTAHGPAAAASSPPSRSAEATASPPPDADRSYAYPAAERVVAIGDVHGDLAATRAALRIAGAIDGADRWIGGKLVLVQTGDEIDRGDGEQEIVDLFDRLAVEARAAGGAVYALNGNHEVMNVQLDFRYVTEGGFKDFEDVPGLDTSGPRLTPVPPPARARAAAFVPGGPYAKKLAARDVIIAVGDTVFTHGGVLPAHTRYGIARINREVRAWMEGKSPSTPAVIAAEDSPVWARLYSIEPPPSPGSPPCAALDQTLAAMSAKRMVVGHTVQRHGVTSACGDKIWRIDVGMASHYGGKPAALEIVGDTVRVLTADATKAAEASSATDATAPGATNATNATNAAKPKK is encoded by the coding sequence ATGTCAGCCGCTCCCCGCCTCACCGCGCTGCTCGCCGTACTGCTCGCCGCGGGCTGCGACGCCGACCGACCGGCCTCGACGGCGCACGGCCCGGCCGCCGCCGCCTCGTCTCCGCCCTCGCGCTCCGCCGAAGCCACGGCCTCGCCGCCGCCCGACGCGGATCGCTCCTACGCCTACCCGGCCGCCGAACGCGTGGTCGCCATCGGCGACGTCCACGGCGACCTCGCGGCGACGCGCGCGGCCCTGCGGATCGCGGGCGCGATCGACGGCGCGGATCGCTGGATCGGCGGCAAGCTCGTGCTCGTGCAGACGGGCGACGAGATCGACCGCGGCGACGGCGAGCAGGAGATCGTCGACCTCTTCGATCGCCTCGCCGTCGAGGCGCGCGCCGCCGGCGGCGCCGTGTACGCGCTGAACGGCAACCACGAGGTGATGAACGTCCAGCTCGATTTCCGCTACGTCACCGAGGGCGGCTTCAAGGACTTCGAGGACGTGCCGGGGCTCGACACGTCGGGCCCTCGCCTCACGCCGGTGCCGCCCCCCGCGCGAGCCCGCGCCGCCGCGTTCGTCCCCGGCGGTCCCTACGCCAAGAAGCTCGCGGCGCGCGACGTGATCATCGCGGTCGGAGACACCGTCTTCACGCACGGCGGCGTGCTCCCGGCCCACACGCGCTACGGCATCGCGCGGATCAACCGCGAGGTGCGCGCGTGGATGGAGGGCAAGAGCCCCTCCACGCCGGCCGTGATCGCGGCCGAGGACAGCCCGGTGTGGGCGCGCCTCTACTCAATCGAGCCGCCGCCGAGCCCGGGGTCGCCCCCCTGCGCGGCGCTGGACCAGACCCTCGCGGCGATGTCCGCGAAGCGCATGGTCGTGGGCCACACGGTCCAGAGGCACGGCGTCACGTCGGCCTGCGGCGACAAGATCTGGCGGATCGACGTCGGCATGGCGTCGCATTACGGCGGAAAACCAGCGGCGCTGGAGATTGTCGGTGACACCGTGCGCGTCTTGACGGCCGACGCAACCAAGGCGGCCGAGGCGTCCAGCGCAACCGATGCAACCGCGCCTGGGGCGACCAACGCGACCAACGCGACCAACGCGGCCAAACCGAAAAAATAG
- a CDS encoding dipeptidase, with the protein MNGSARIRALLAVTCAAGALGAPQPTLGDPPAEPPVPVVDLHVDVPWQVHFKGRDRRLGEGHARRETLVAGHYLGIVLPIYLPDQARPEGPQIEDASAVLATIEAIIAANPVFLPLGAARAEPGKISTFLSIEGAGAFAADIAQIDRFIARGVRLISPNHAKNSRLSSSATGEPAAYGLTELGKRFCERVYEQGALIDVSHISDAAFADLVPIAAAHGAPIVATHSNARAVANRPRNLTDEQLRLIARSGGVAGLNFHAPFVNGTNEADVDDVVAQVDHMVRVAGVDHVAIGSDFDGGIVPPRGLGDASALPSLAARLRQRGMSREDVVKIFSQNALRILGWRPAMDAKSASAAGGARP; encoded by the coding sequence ATGAACGGAAGCGCCCGCATCCGCGCCCTGCTCGCCGTCACCTGCGCCGCCGGCGCCCTGGGCGCGCCGCAGCCCACGCTCGGCGACCCGCCCGCGGAGCCCCCCGTGCCGGTCGTCGATCTGCACGTCGACGTGCCCTGGCAGGTCCACTTCAAGGGGCGCGACAGGCGCCTCGGCGAAGGCCACGCCCGCAGGGAGACACTCGTCGCGGGCCACTATCTCGGCATCGTGCTGCCGATCTACCTGCCCGACCAGGCGCGCCCCGAGGGCCCGCAGATCGAGGACGCCAGCGCGGTCCTCGCGACGATCGAGGCGATCATCGCCGCGAACCCGGTGTTCCTCCCGCTCGGCGCGGCGCGGGCCGAGCCGGGGAAGATCAGCACCTTCCTCTCGATCGAGGGGGCCGGCGCGTTCGCGGCGGACATCGCGCAGATCGACCGCTTCATCGCGCGCGGCGTGCGGCTCATCAGCCCGAACCACGCGAAGAACTCGCGGCTCTCGTCGTCCGCGACCGGCGAGCCGGCGGCGTACGGGCTGACCGAGCTCGGCAAGCGGTTCTGCGAGCGCGTCTACGAGCAGGGCGCCCTGATCGACGTCTCGCACATCTCGGACGCCGCGTTCGCGGATCTCGTCCCGATCGCCGCGGCGCACGGCGCGCCGATCGTCGCGACCCACTCGAACGCGCGCGCTGTGGCGAACCGGCCGCGCAACCTGACGGACGAGCAGCTGCGGCTCATCGCGCGGAGCGGCGGGGTCGCGGGGCTCAACTTCCACGCCCCCTTCGTGAACGGCACGAACGAGGCGGACGTCGACGACGTGGTCGCGCAGGTCGATCACATGGTCCGCGTGGCCGGCGTCGATCACGTCGCGATCGGCTCGGATTTCGACGGCGGCATCGTCCCGCCGAGGGGGCTCGGCGACGCGTCGGCGCTGCCGTCGCTCGCCGCGCGGCTCAGGCAGCGCGGCATGTCGCGCGAGGACGTCGTGAAGATCTTCTCGCAGAACGCGCTGCGCATCCTCGGCTGGCGGCCGGCGATGGATGCGAAGAGCGCGAGCGCGGCCGGCGGCGCGCGCCCGTAG
- a CDS encoding serine/threonine-protein kinase: MIDPSSPSHQLVGAVLNGRFRIVRLLGEGGMGAVYEAESLRGEGKRAIKVLHPEFTQEEQVLHRFFAEAEATRGFAHQNIASVFEATRAEDGTPYLVMELLQGVPLSAYIDAGNPIPPQQAVPIIHEVLQALMAAHSHRVIHRDLKPENLFLIRDPRGGFRVKVLDFGIAKVMDAAGGMGLKTRAGTLLGTPGYMSPEQIKNAQGVDARADLWSVGIIFYEMLTATQPFPAENEFARLTAVLAKEVRPIEQVAPHLAAWGLFFQRALSKDVAGRFQTAEEMAQTLGAIAHRTGITTPSARPDAPASPALTHQLPSLPPPQPLPSATQPPQNMALPPQNMALPPQNVTQPVQSVPPVGSRIPTVPPPRMSAPPVQASPSVAPTATFSVTNRPTHISAQQPAGVPTLTGGHYDVRVVEVPLAAEGGGSEGAAWWLVGLIGLVCLGVGFALGVLVSR; this comes from the coding sequence GTGATCGACCCATCGAGCCCTTCCCATCAGCTCGTGGGCGCCGTGCTCAACGGGCGCTTCCGGATCGTGCGTCTCCTCGGCGAGGGGGGCATGGGCGCGGTCTACGAGGCCGAGAGCCTGCGCGGCGAGGGCAAGCGGGCGATCAAGGTGCTCCACCCCGAGTTCACGCAGGAGGAGCAGGTCCTCCACCGGTTCTTCGCCGAGGCCGAGGCGACGAGGGGATTCGCCCACCAGAACATCGCCTCGGTCTTCGAGGCGACCCGCGCCGAGGACGGCACGCCCTACCTCGTCATGGAGCTCCTGCAGGGCGTCCCGCTCTCCGCCTACATCGACGCGGGCAACCCGATCCCGCCGCAGCAGGCCGTGCCGATCATCCACGAGGTGCTCCAGGCGCTCATGGCGGCGCACAGCCACAGGGTGATCCACCGCGATCTGAAGCCGGAGAACCTGTTCCTCATCCGCGATCCGCGCGGGGGCTTCCGCGTGAAGGTGCTCGACTTCGGCATCGCGAAGGTGATGGACGCGGCCGGCGGAATGGGCCTGAAGACCCGCGCCGGCACGCTCCTCGGGACGCCCGGCTACATGAGCCCCGAGCAGATCAAGAACGCGCAGGGCGTCGACGCGCGCGCCGATCTCTGGAGCGTCGGCATCATCTTCTACGAGATGCTCACGGCGACGCAGCCGTTTCCTGCCGAGAACGAGTTCGCGCGGCTCACCGCCGTGCTCGCGAAGGAGGTGCGCCCGATCGAGCAGGTCGCGCCCCACCTCGCGGCCTGGGGCCTCTTCTTCCAGCGCGCCCTCTCCAAGGACGTGGCGGGGCGCTTCCAGACGGCCGAGGAGATGGCGCAGACGCTGGGCGCCATCGCGCATCGCACGGGCATCACGACGCCCAGCGCGCGGCCCGATGCGCCGGCGTCGCCCGCGCTGACGCACCAGCTGCCCTCGCTGCCGCCGCCGCAGCCGCTCCCGAGCGCGACGCAGCCGCCGCAGAACATGGCGCTGCCGCCGCAGAACATGGCGCTGCCGCCGCAGAACGTGACGCAGCCGGTGCAGAGCGTGCCGCCGGTCGGGTCCAGGATCCCGACGGTGCCCCCGCCGCGCATGTCAGCGCCGCCGGTCCAGGCGTCCCCGTCGGTGGCGCCCACGGCGACCTTCTCGGTAACCAACAGGCCAACCCACATCAGCGCGCAGCAGCCCGCCGGCGTGCCGACGCTCACGGGCGGCCACTACGACGTGCGGGTCGTGGAGGTCCCCCTGGCTGCCGAGGGAGGTGGCTCGGAGGGCGCTGCCTGGTGGCTCGTGGGGCTCATCGGGCTCGTGTGCCTCGGGGTCGGCTTCGCGCTCGGCGTGCTGGTGAGCCGGTGA
- a CDS encoding PhoX family protein, translated as MWSSAGNLADYVRERVALFATGTLPEGEQFPLRAAATDTIRALAGVRSDIVVTWLDPLTFSTAPDAPRFGANNDYTAFFGEGWAATAGDAPQWNGSAMAGWLWVNHEYVSGRSPTVSSAPTGQHLTLARHLRKLGVLTNDVESNVWSQADVDTYIRWEKKEVGGSWLRTVQDPATGAWSVDRSATAVRYDATSKTLSRLAGHELSSPGHDDATGAALAGGLVAGIMGDCAGGQTPWGTVITAEENVQDYYGDLEASWSGDQRFLTGRGFDPGAPVSPVFEASTSAEFGRISDPNGRQPRDHYGYLTEIDPGQPAGEYDGKTQPGTGHKKFGFMGRARWEAATFAVDDAWKLVPGRPIVVYGTDDRRGGRIYKYVTSGNYTAGMTRAAIRALLDEGKLYAAHMAGLDNTTGNTLVATHAAPTEAAPGTGQWIELSVDSAALAPNAAALGAPAKTVGDALRDVSWNRIGGFQTDYDVWRALFTASNKVGIMELNRPEDIEWNPRDPSGKPRIYVAFTNHTGQTSLDQGGAVYDPATHATQSPKRADAVGSIFSLEESDPENPGASTEFLYFEVWHGSKGQGDFDASCPDNLLLDRDGGVWFGTDGNFGVASHADAFYYLDLDPAHRAGQPGVTQPSFGKAFRVVALPSDAEATGPSFTPDMGTIFMSVQHPGENAYSTWPKGDASLSSVIAVTFLPE; from the coding sequence GTGTGGAGCAGCGCCGGGAACCTCGCGGACTACGTGAGGGAGCGCGTCGCGCTGTTCGCCACCGGCACCTTGCCCGAGGGCGAGCAGTTCCCGCTCCGCGCGGCCGCGACCGACACCATCCGTGCGCTCGCCGGCGTGCGCTCCGACATCGTGGTGACCTGGCTCGATCCGCTGACCTTCAGCACCGCGCCGGACGCGCCCCGCTTCGGCGCCAACAACGATTACACCGCGTTCTTCGGCGAAGGGTGGGCCGCCACCGCGGGGGACGCGCCGCAGTGGAACGGCTCCGCCATGGCCGGGTGGCTCTGGGTCAACCACGAGTACGTCTCCGGGCGAAGCCCGACGGTCAGCTCCGCGCCGACGGGGCAGCACCTCACGCTGGCCCGGCACCTGCGCAAGCTCGGCGTCCTCACGAACGACGTCGAGTCGAACGTCTGGTCGCAGGCGGACGTCGACACCTATATCCGCTGGGAAAAGAAGGAGGTCGGCGGCTCCTGGCTCCGGACCGTGCAGGACCCGGCGACGGGCGCGTGGTCGGTCGACCGGAGCGCGACCGCCGTGCGCTACGACGCGACGAGCAAGACGCTGAGCCGCCTCGCGGGGCACGAGCTCTCGAGCCCGGGTCACGACGACGCGACCGGCGCGGCGCTCGCGGGCGGGCTCGTGGCCGGCATCATGGGCGACTGCGCCGGCGGGCAGACGCCGTGGGGCACGGTGATCACCGCCGAGGAGAACGTGCAGGACTATTACGGTGATCTCGAGGCGAGCTGGTCCGGAGATCAGCGGTTCCTCACCGGCCGGGGCTTCGACCCGGGCGCGCCCGTGAGCCCGGTCTTCGAGGCGAGCACCAGCGCGGAGTTCGGGCGCATCTCCGATCCGAACGGCCGGCAGCCGCGCGACCACTACGGCTACCTCACCGAGATCGACCCGGGGCAGCCCGCGGGCGAGTACGACGGCAAGACGCAGCCGGGCACGGGCCACAAGAAGTTCGGCTTCATGGGCCGCGCCCGCTGGGAGGCCGCGACGTTCGCTGTCGACGACGCGTGGAAGCTCGTGCCGGGCCGGCCGATCGTTGTCTACGGGACCGACGATCGCCGCGGCGGCCGCATCTACAAGTACGTGACCAGCGGCAACTACACGGCCGGGATGACGCGGGCGGCGATCCGCGCGCTGCTCGACGAGGGCAAGCTCTACGCGGCGCACATGGCAGGGCTCGACAACACGACCGGCAACACCCTTGTCGCGACCCACGCGGCCCCGACCGAGGCGGCCCCGGGCACGGGGCAGTGGATCGAGCTCTCCGTCGACAGCGCCGCCCTCGCGCCGAACGCGGCCGCGCTCGGCGCGCCGGCCAAGACCGTCGGCGACGCGCTGCGCGACGTGAGCTGGAACCGGATCGGCGGCTTCCAGACCGATTATGACGTCTGGCGCGCGCTGTTCACGGCGAGCAACAAGGTCGGGATCATGGAGCTGAACCGGCCCGAGGACATCGAGTGGAACCCGCGCGACCCGAGCGGCAAGCCGCGCATCTACGTGGCGTTCACCAACCACACAGGGCAGACGTCGCTCGATCAGGGCGGCGCTGTCTACGATCCGGCGACCCACGCGACCCAGTCCCCGAAGCGCGCGGACGCGGTGGGCTCGATCTTCTCCCTGGAGGAGTCCGACCCCGAGAACCCGGGCGCGTCGACCGAGTTCCTGTACTTCGAGGTGTGGCACGGCTCGAAGGGGCAGGGCGACTTCGACGCCTCCTGCCCTGACAACCTGCTCCTCGACCGCGATGGCGGCGTGTGGTTCGGCACCGACGGCAACTTCGGCGTGGCCTCCCACGCGGACGCCTTCTACTACCTCGATCTCGACCCCGCCCACCGCGCGGGCCAGCCGGGCGTGACCCAGCCGAGCTTCGGCAAGGCGTTCCGCGTCGTGGCGCTGCCGAGCGACGCGGAGGCGACCGGCCCGTCCTTCACGCCCGACATGGGCACGATCTTCATGTCGGTGCAGCACCCCGGCGAGAACGCCTACAGCACGTGGCCGAAGGGCGACGCCTCCCTGTCGAGCGTGATCGCGGTCACCTTCCTGCCCGAGTGA
- a CDS encoding transglycosylase SLT domain-containing protein, whose translation MFRLDARSGAAALVLATTLALTASLGASCAGAPAAQRGATACPPLCPQPAASPSAAPPGPVVPGTPGEAPAFDPERLTLVLDDPRLAQVQKLVEQEAYAGAAAAMAQALSAPLSPADAAAFRYQLGRLRALAGDPLGAAKEYDAAAAAGGPLADHARFAAADLLARAGQPDAALERARAVASDVAIADELDRVVAGALADKGDIEGAAARWRAYLSRSLPASTWVPEALRFARALLRHPSEEHAEEAVRVARRVIDEAPGGAGAGEAKEIQDQALSTLPFAQRKPFLDLGPADLLARARALLASRQDKEALAVTDALIALPEAQAPSAFACDAFAARGEALGRLRRRAEAADLFGTAIERCGPAAPAAAGASAPTAAGVTPAAAGVTPAPASGPPAPRRPETLYNAGRASLRVDRHAEAAARFALLEKEYPDHRLADDARYLGARALLGLGDQAQFVQLLTAMPDDYPSGDMVADGLFELALFEMERGDWAGAVRPLERALERFPHERAYHAAGRLPYYLGRAHIETGSPDKGKALLEQVIRDYPLSFYMALSHARLADVDPAAAQRALSAALERDASAPYTELRSPLFAQPAFTRAVELARQGEARLARRELDLLGVGGKTAPREVMWASAFLLARAGALPQSYSILRTAMAAPTAVELAGEWVDHYPVGRWRGAWELAFPRPFVDVVTAETKRSGIPEALAYAIMREESAFDPRVASPAQAFGLMQLIVPTAKRVAKPLGLPWSADALKRPEVNIALGCRYLSELRGQFSDNPLLAIPAYNAGGGAPKRWIAERPSQSFDLWVERIPYEETRLYTKRVMTSLAVYELLYAGAQPGEALRTPLPASPAARSAVANAAP comes from the coding sequence ATGTTCAGGCTGGATGCCCGCTCCGGGGCCGCCGCGCTCGTGCTGGCCACCACGCTCGCGCTGACCGCCTCGCTCGGCGCCTCGTGCGCCGGCGCGCCCGCCGCGCAGCGCGGGGCGACGGCCTGCCCGCCGCTCTGCCCGCAGCCGGCGGCCTCGCCGAGCGCAGCGCCGCCGGGGCCCGTCGTCCCGGGCACGCCGGGCGAGGCGCCGGCGTTCGACCCCGAGCGCCTCACCCTCGTGCTCGATGACCCGCGGCTCGCGCAGGTGCAGAAGCTCGTCGAGCAGGAGGCGTACGCAGGCGCGGCCGCGGCGATGGCCCAGGCGCTCTCGGCGCCCCTGTCGCCCGCGGACGCGGCGGCGTTCCGCTACCAGCTCGGGCGGCTGCGCGCCCTCGCGGGCGATCCCCTGGGCGCCGCGAAGGAGTACGACGCCGCCGCGGCGGCGGGCGGGCCGCTCGCGGATCACGCGAGGTTCGCGGCGGCCGATCTCCTGGCCAGGGCGGGGCAGCCTGACGCGGCGCTCGAGCGCGCGCGCGCCGTCGCGTCGGACGTCGCGATCGCCGACGAGCTCGATCGGGTCGTCGCCGGCGCGCTCGCCGACAAGGGCGACATCGAGGGCGCGGCCGCGCGCTGGCGCGCGTACCTCTCCCGCAGCTTGCCGGCGTCGACGTGGGTGCCCGAGGCGCTCCGCTTCGCGCGCGCGCTGCTCCGCCACCCGAGCGAAGAGCACGCCGAGGAGGCGGTCCGCGTCGCCCGGCGCGTCATCGACGAGGCGCCGGGCGGCGCCGGCGCCGGGGAGGCGAAGGAGATCCAGGACCAGGCCCTGTCGACGCTGCCGTTCGCGCAGCGCAAGCCGTTCCTCGATCTGGGCCCCGCCGATCTGCTCGCCCGCGCGCGCGCCTTGCTCGCCTCGCGCCAGGACAAGGAAGCGCTCGCCGTCACCGACGCGCTGATCGCCCTCCCCGAGGCGCAGGCGCCCTCGGCCTTCGCCTGCGACGCGTTCGCCGCGCGCGGCGAGGCGCTCGGGCGCCTCCGGCGGCGGGCCGAGGCCGCCGACCTCTTCGGCACGGCGATCGAGCGCTGCGGGCCGGCTGCGCCCGCCGCTGCAGGTGCGAGCGCGCCCACCGCCGCAGGCGTGACGCCCGCCGCCGCAGGCGTGACGCCCGCCCCCGCGAGCGGACCGCCCGCCCCGCGGCGGCCCGAGACCCTCTACAACGCCGGGCGCGCGTCGCTCCGCGTCGATCGGCACGCCGAGGCGGCCGCGCGCTTCGCGCTGCTCGAGAAGGAATACCCGGATCACCGGCTCGCCGACGACGCGCGCTACCTCGGCGCGCGCGCGCTGCTCGGGCTCGGGGACCAGGCGCAGTTCGTGCAGCTGCTCACCGCCATGCCCGACGACTACCCGTCGGGCGACATGGTCGCCGACGGCCTGTTCGAGCTCGCGCTCTTCGAGATGGAGCGCGGCGACTGGGCGGGCGCGGTCAGGCCGCTCGAGCGCGCGCTCGAGCGGTTCCCGCACGAGCGCGCGTACCACGCCGCCGGCAGGCTCCCCTATTACCTCGGGCGCGCCCACATCGAGACGGGCTCGCCCGACAAGGGGAAGGCGCTGCTCGAGCAGGTGATCCGCGACTACCCGCTCTCTTTCTACATGGCGCTCTCCCACGCGCGGCTCGCCGACGTGGACCCGGCCGCCGCCCAGCGCGCCCTGTCCGCGGCCCTGGAGCGCGACGCGAGCGCGCCGTACACCGAGCTCAGGAGCCCGCTCTTCGCGCAGCCCGCCTTCACGCGCGCGGTCGAGCTCGCGCGCCAGGGGGAAGCGAGGCTCGCGCGGCGCGAGCTCGACCTGCTCGGCGTCGGGGGCAAGACGGCGCCGCGCGAGGTGATGTGGGCCTCGGCGTTCCTGCTGGCGCGCGCGGGCGCGCTGCCGCAGTCGTACAGCATCCTGCGCACCGCCATGGCGGCGCCGACGGCCGTCGAGCTCGCGGGCGAGTGGGTCGATCACTACCCGGTCGGGCGCTGGCGCGGCGCGTGGGAGCTCGCCTTTCCGCGCCCCTTCGTGGACGTCGTCACCGCGGAGACCAAGCGGAGCGGGATCCCAGAGGCCCTCGCCTACGCGATCATGCGCGAGGAGTCGGCCTTCGACCCGAGGGTGGCCTCGCCGGCTCAAGCGTTCGGGCTGATGCAGCTCATCGTGCCGACCGCGAAGCGGGTGGCCAAGCCGCTCGGGCTGCCGTGGAGCGCCGACGCGCTGAAGCGCCCCGAGGTCAACATCGCGCTCGGCTGCCGTTACCTCTCGGAGCTGCGCGGCCAGTTCTCGGACAACCCGCTGCTGGCGATCCCCGCCTACAACGCGGGGGGCGGCGCGCCGAAGCGATGGATCGCGGAGCGCCCCTCGCAGAGCTTCGACCTGTGGGTCGAGCGCATCCCGTACGAGGAGACGCGGCTCTACACGAAGCGCGTGATGACGAGCCTCGCCGTCTACGAGCTCCTCTACGCCGGCGCTCAGCCGGGCGAGGCCCTGCGGACGCCGCTCCCCGCGAGCCCGGCCGCGCGCTCGGCCGTGGCGAACGCCGCGCCCTGA
- the panD gene encoding aspartate 1-decarboxylase, translating into MNRRMFKSKIHRATVTDADLHYEGSVTIDADLLEAADILPYEAVDIWNVTRGSRLTTYALAGARGSGVVCINGAAAHLNQPGDLVIIATFADMDDAEARRHTPRVLRVDGRNRPLADQPPETPGPLAPN; encoded by the coding sequence ATGAACCGACGGATGTTCAAGAGCAAGATCCACCGCGCGACCGTGACCGACGCGGATCTGCACTACGAGGGCAGCGTCACGATCGACGCCGACCTCCTGGAGGCCGCCGACATCCTGCCCTACGAGGCGGTCGACATCTGGAACGTGACGCGCGGCTCCCGGCTCACCACCTATGCGCTGGCGGGGGCGCGCGGCTCGGGCGTCGTGTGCATCAACGGCGCGGCGGCGCACCTCAATCAGCCCGGCGACCTCGTGATCATCGCGACGTTCGCGGACATGGACGATGCCGAGGCGCGGCGGCACACGCCGCGCGTGCTCCGCGTCGACGGGCGCAACCGGCCGCTCGCCGACCAGCCGCCCGAGACGCCGGGGCCGCTCGCCCCCAACTGA
- a CDS encoding MATE family efflux transporter produces the protein MSLASAPLAADSTRSELRVLARLALPIAVAQAGLIAMALVDVAIVGRVSVNELASCAMGRTLVHTSNALGTGVSAAVDPLASQAIGAGRPGLAWAALRATLRASLPVSAVAFGAALAATFALAPMGVDPALVPGVRRYILGHALWIFLWPVFLAGKNFLQAHGATRPALVAVIAANAVNVVACNLMVRGDEALRWVGLPPLGLPQLGALGAGLAASLASAVLSSIVLFSARRRRAAPREEEGAVPVAAVYRLGVPIGLQLLAEVGVFGMTALLAGRLGATVVSAHQIAIGLASFTFMGAIGVGGATAVRVGHAVGAGRSPLRPGVLGLLLGAGLMCVSASTYAAFPRALIGAFTPDADVLAIGVPLLRIAALFQLFDGVQAVAAGALRGAGDVRFPFWANLGAHWAFGLPLSIGLAFGLDLGVRGLWFGLTAGLIAVAAGLSARFVRLARAPVTRALPHAG, from the coding sequence TTGAGCCTTGCTTCCGCCCCTCTCGCCGCGGACAGCACGCGGTCCGAGCTGCGCGTCCTGGCGCGCCTTGCGCTGCCGATCGCGGTGGCGCAGGCGGGGCTCATCGCGATGGCGCTCGTCGACGTCGCGATCGTGGGGCGCGTCTCGGTGAACGAGCTCGCCTCCTGCGCGATGGGGAGGACCCTCGTCCACACGAGCAACGCGCTCGGGACCGGCGTCTCGGCCGCTGTCGATCCGCTCGCGTCGCAGGCGATCGGCGCCGGTCGCCCGGGGCTGGCGTGGGCGGCGCTGCGCGCGACCCTGCGCGCGAGCCTGCCCGTCAGCGCCGTCGCGTTCGGGGCCGCGCTCGCGGCGACCTTCGCGCTCGCGCCCATGGGCGTCGATCCGGCGCTCGTCCCCGGCGTGCGCCGGTACATCCTCGGCCACGCGCTGTGGATCTTCCTCTGGCCGGTGTTCCTCGCCGGGAAAAACTTCCTCCAGGCCCACGGCGCGACGCGGCCCGCGCTCGTCGCCGTCATCGCGGCGAACGCGGTCAACGTCGTGGCCTGCAACCTGATGGTCCGCGGCGACGAGGCGCTGCGCTGGGTGGGCCTTCCGCCGCTCGGCCTGCCGCAGCTCGGCGCGCTCGGCGCGGGGCTCGCCGCGAGCCTCGCCAGCGCGGTGCTGTCGTCGATCGTGCTCTTCTCCGCGCGGCGCCGGCGCGCGGCGCCCCGCGAGGAGGAGGGCGCGGTGCCGGTGGCGGCGGTCTATCGGCTCGGCGTGCCGATAGGGCTGCAGCTCCTCGCCGAGGTCGGCGTGTTCGGGATGACGGCGCTGCTCGCCGGGCGGCTCGGCGCGACCGTGGTCTCGGCGCACCAGATCGCCATCGGGCTCGCCTCCTTCACGTTCATGGGCGCCATCGGCGTCGGCGGCGCCACCGCCGTCCGCGTGGGGCACGCGGTCGGCGCGGGCCGGTCGCCGCTGCGCCCCGGCGTGCTCGGGCTCCTGCTCGGCGCCGGCCTCATGTGCGTGAGCGCCTCGACGTACGCCGCGTTCCCTCGCGCCCTCATCGGCGCGTTCACCCCGGACGCCGACGTCCTCGCCATCGGCGTCCCGCTGCTCCGCATCGCCGCGCTCTTCCAGCTGTTCGACGGGGTCCAGGCGGTCGCCGCCGGCGCGCTGCGCGGGGCGGGCGACGTGCGGTTCCCGTTCTGGGCCAACCTCGGAGCCCACTGGGCCTTCGGCCTGCCGCTGTCGATCGGGCTCGCCTTCGGGCTCGACCTCGGCGTCCGCGGGCTCTGGTTCGGGCTCACCGCAGGGCTCATCGCCGTCGCGGCGGGGCTCTCGGCGCGCTTCGTCCGGCTGGCCCGCGCGCCGGTGACGCGGGCGCTGCCGCACGCCGGGTGA